From the Xylella fastidiosa genome, the window AGCTGGGAGGCCCGCGTGGAGCAATTCCTCGCCGGTCAATTTCGCAAAACAGGGGATGGGAAGGAGATTGCACCGCAGCGGTTGAAGGGTACTGCAGGGTGGCGTGTCCTGTGGACGACCACCGATGAGCTACTGGAGTTTGCCATCGGCGTGGACCCGGCCAGGCACGACAGGAGTTCCCAGATGCGCGTTGCCAGCATCATGAAGCGCTTAGGGCGCGACCCTGTACAGGGGGACACCTGTGTCGAGGATACGTGGGAGCACCTGCGGAAACGCTGGCCGGACACAAAAACACGAGAACAACGTTGGGTGCGCGAAGGCGCTTGCATTAACGAGGTAAGGCCTGTGTCTAAGCCACTGGATGACAACGGGAGGGATGATGCGCCCGATTTCTGAGCCGCCATTGTCCACACCTGTCCAGACCGTCCAAACCTCTGTCCAGACCTGGAACGAGCAACGGCGGGCCTGTCCAGACCGTCCAAACCTTTTTGACGTGCGCACGTATAGGGGAGCGTGTTTCATCCATCCTTCTATATATCCATCTAGGTCTGGACGGTTTGGACGGTCTGGACAAACTAATCACGGCGCGGGTTTTGCTGTCCAGACCTCTTCACCCACGTTTGGACGGTCTGGACAGCAGAGCCGTGGGTCGGGATTTCTGTGGCTGCTCCCCGTGGCGGGCCGCTGTCAAAGGTTCCTCCGTGGGGGTCTGCACCGCGGGCAATTCGGACCCCGTTTTGCGTGCATGTCCTGGTTCCAGATTTTGGTTCCGGTAGGGGCGGGGGGGTTCCGATGGGTTCTGTGACGACCATGACCACCGCCGAATACGCCAAGCACCGCGGCGTCAGCGACTCCTACATCCGCCGGATGCGGCGCAAAGGCAATGTGATCCTGGGCGAGGATGGCCGCATCCACGTGAACGCCAGTGACACCCTGCTGGATGGCATGACCCATCCCGTGCAGGGCGGCAAGCGCGGCATGACCGACCCTCACGCCGCCGCCGTACCCACCTTCACCGTGATGACCCCACAGGGCATTCCGGTGCAAGAAGCGGTCCGCCGCGAGCGCGTCGCGCGTGCACTCATGGCTGAACTTGATCTGGGCAAGCAAGCCGAACAACTGACCTGCGTAGATGAGGTCAACCGCGCCGTCTTCACCCTGGTACGCCAAGCACTGAACCAGCTCCGCGGCATGAGTGGCCGACTACGCAAGACACTGGCGGCAGAGACCGATGCGGGCAAAGTCACCCAGATCATTGATACCGACGTCGCCCACATCTGCAAGCAAATGCAGGACGCCGCCACGACCCTGCTGAAAACCAACACACCCGACGCCGAACCCGTCCAAGCCAACGACACCAACGACACCCTCGCATTCGAGGAAGAAGGAGTATCCGGATGAGCCTCGACGACTTCCCCGACATCCAACTGGCCAACGCTTACCACACCGTTTCCACCGCCTGGCAGCACGCCTGGGAAGTCCCCCCGCGCCTGGAGATCAGCCAATGGGCCGATGCCTACCGCAAGATCGCCCGCGGCTCAGGCGCTGAACCAGGCCAATGGCGCACCGACCGTCACCCCCCGCTGCGCGAAATCATGAATTGCCTCAGCGATCACACCCCCGTGCAACAGGTCAGCTTCATGAAATCCGGCCAAATTGGCGCGACCGAAATCGGCATCAACTGGGTGTGCTACGTCATTGACCGCGGCATTGATTCCATGATCGTCACCCAACCCGTCAAAGACCTCGCCCGCACCTGGACCGTAGCCAAATTTGACCCAGGCGTCCTGGACATGCCCCCCTGCTCAACAAACTCACCACCAACAACACCTTCGAAAAACAATATCCAGGCGGCACCCTCTTCGTGAAATGGGCTAACTCCTCCAGCCAACTCCGCCAGATCACCGCCTGCTACGCATTTTTGGATGAAATTGACGAATACCCCCGCAACCTCAACAACCAAGGCACCGCCGACCAACAGATCGCCGCCCGCATCATGTCCCACGGCGAACGCGGCAAAATCTACCGCGCCTGCACCCCCACCGTTGCTGGTGGCAGCGCGATTGAAACAAACTTCCTTGACGGCGACCAACGCCACTACCACATCCACTGCCCCCATTGCGGCGGCGAACAAGTCCTAGACCTGGAACACCTCCAGCCAGATGGCACCTTTGCCTGCGCCGTCAACGGCTGCATCATCCAAGAACACCACAAAAACACCATCCTCAAAGAACGCGGCACCGGCGGCACCGCCTTTTGGCACCCCCACAACCCATCGGCCCCTCCGGACCATCGCAGCTACCACCTTTGGGCCGCCTACGCCCCCCTAGGCCTGGGCCTGAGCTGGAAACAGATTGCAGACAAATGGGCCGAAGCCAAACGCGACCCCTCCAAACTGCCTGGCTTCACCAACCTGATTCTGGGCCTGCCCTTCCAAGGCGAACGTGACGTCCGCGCCGCTCACGAAGTGGCCACCCTCGCCGAACCTGGCGTCTATCGTGGCCTGGTGCCCCTGGGCGGCCTCGTCCTTGCGGCAGGCGTGGACCTTGCCCATGACCGCGCTGAAATCCACCTCATCGCCACCGGCCGCGGCCAACGCCGCTACATCGTTGACTACGCCGTCATCGACCTGGACCCCACCGTCCTGGACAGCTACACCGACCTGGACACCTACCTGCGCGGCACCTGGAAAACCGCCTGTGGCATCGACATGCCCATTAGCGCCGTCGCCATTGACGGCGGCAACTGGACCGAAACCGTCGCCCAATTCATCAAACAACACGTTGGCTGGTCCGGCCAATCCCGCATCCTAGAGACCCCCCAAGGCTTCCTGAAACAGACCCTCTACCTCGTGCGTGGCCGCGCCGAAATCAAATCAGACCGCGCCGTCTACCGCCCCTCAAAAACCACCGTTGACGAACGCGGCAAAACACTGGCCCGAGACGTCGGCGTCTGGGGCGTTGGCACCAGCGTCCTCAAACACATGATCTACGGCTGGCTAGGCGCCGCCCTGGCTGCCAAAGACAACGCCGCCCAAACAGGCACTGCTGAAGACATCAGCGCCCGCATGCTGCGCTTTCCTGGCGGACGTGGCGACGACATCCCCGACCCCTTGCACCCTGATCCTGGCGCACTGCCAGAACACTACTTCGCCGGCCTCACCGCCGAATACTTCGACAAAGACGCCGGACGCTGGATTAAACCCCGCGGCGTGCGCAACGAACCCCTGGACACCGCCGTCTACGCCCTCTGGGCCACCCTGGCCCCCGCACTCAAAGTCGACGTCATGCGCGAATCACAATGGGAAGCCCTTGAAGCCATCTACCAACCGACCAACGGCAGCCTCTTTGACCCACCAGCTGCCCCGCCCACTGACCCCGCCCCCCGCCCCCTGCGCTCAGTGACCGCCACCCCCGCCCCGCCCAGCGCCCCCCATGACATGCCACCGCTTCCTAACAGCGGCTTTGGCTCCGACCGTTGGAACAAGCGTCTATGAACCGCACGACGCGCCGCACCAAAGCCCCCATCACCAGGCTTACCGAGTGGCTTCCCAACCAACACCAGAGAGACATATGAGCCTTGCTACCGACCAAGTTGCACTCCTAAAAGACGCCTACCGCAAAGTCCTGCTGGGCCAATCCGTCCGGTATGGCGAACGCCAAGTGACCCGCGCCGATGCCAAATGGATTAGCGATGAACTGGACAAATGGCTGCGCCGCGCCGCCGCAGAAGCGGCCCCCTCCACGAGCGGCACCGTTCGCATTGCCATTGCCGACTTCCGCAGAGACAGCGGCGCAGACGCACCATGACCACCGCATCCCCGCGCCTGCACCGCCTCGTTGCCGCCTTCGACCGCGGCCTCCTCCAGCTTGCCCCAGCCTGGGCTGCCTCCCGTGCCCAGAGCCGCGTCAAAGCCGTTGCCTACCGACAGGCCTATGAAGCGGCGGAAAAAACCCACCTGCGCCAAGCCTCCCGCGACTTTGGCAGCGGCAACACCATCGTGACCATGACCGGCGTGGCCCTGCGCAACCAAGCACGCCACCTGGACCGCAACCACGACATCATCAGCGGCGGCCTATCCACCTTAGTCCAGAACATCATCGGCCCCAGCGGCATCAACATCGTCCCCACCCCCCGCGACGTCGACGGCAACCTGGTTGAATCACTGGTGGATGCCATCCTCCCCCTCTACCACGCCTGGTCCAAACGTCCCGAAGTCACCTGGATGCACGACTGGCCCAGCGTCCAGCGCCGAACTGGACCGCTGGAAATACGCCGCAGGCCACGAAGTGCGTGGCCTGGTGTTGCGCCGTGTCGATGAACGCGCCCTGTGCGAAGGAAGGGCCTCGTGATGACCTTTCCCCCCTTCTTGCTCATCGTTGCATTACTGCTGTGGATCAGCCGCCGCAGCAGTCACTCACAACAGGATTGCCACCGATGAAAACATCAGACGTATCCGCATTATTCGCGTACTTAGTGATTGCAGTGTCATTGTCCCTCGCATCGTGCACGAGCTTAGCGCCGTCCGGGATACTGCCAACAACGCGCTCAGAAGCGGTCTGCGACCGACTCCCCCCCCTGCCAGTACCGCCGATTTCAAATGAACAACCAGAGATCTTCGCCATTTTCCGCAGAGTGATCGGTTTGTACATCAACGAAATCAACAAATACAACGCCCAGGTCGCTTGCCGTGCTCAAGTGCACGCGACCCATCAGGAGGTGCCATGACTGAGAGATCACGGTGCTCCCAACGTGCCCACGCACCTGGGACGCCTGTGCAGCGCGTGGCAATACCATTCACTTTGGCGGTGCGGTCTATCGTCCGCTCCACACGTCCGAGGGAGTATCGATGTCATGGGGCTGATTGCACGCCTGCGCCGCTGGTATCACCTCTGGGTGTGGCGGCTGCGCTACTGGTGGTATGACACGCCATCGGGCGTCTGCGCCCAGCACTGGGCGCAGGGCCTGGGTGTGCTGGTGTTCATTGTGCAGCTGGTGCGCGTGTGGGTGGCCGCGGCGCTGCCTGCACCGCACGGCGCACCCGCACAGGCCGTTTACTGGTGGGTGTGGCAACTGGCGATTGCGGTTGTGGCGGCCTACGTGTCGGCGGCGTTGCGCCCCAAACCGGAGTCGGTCAAACCACAGCAGGCCCAGGTGCCCA encodes:
- a CDS encoding phage portal protein — encoded protein: MTTASPRLHRLVAAFDRGLLQLAPAWAASRAQSRVKAVAYRQAYEAAEKTHLRQASRDFGSGNTIVTMTGVALRNQARHLDRNHDIISGGLSTLVQNIIGPSGINIVPTPRDVDGNLVESLVDAILPLYHAWSKRPEVTWMHDWPSVQRRTGPLEIRRRPRSAWPGVAPCR
- a CDS encoding terminase gpA endonuclease subunit; translated protein: MKWANSSSQLRQITACYAFLDEIDEYPRNLNNQGTADQQIAARIMSHGERGKIYRACTPTVAGGSAIETNFLDGDQRHYHIHCPHCGGEQVLDLEHLQPDGTFACAVNGCIIQEHHKNTILKERGTGGTAFWHPHNPSAPPDHRSYHLWAAYAPLGLGLSWKQIADKWAEAKRDPSKLPGFTNLILGLPFQGERDVRAAHEVATLAEPGVYRGLVPLGGLVLAAGVDLAHDRAEIHLIATGRGQRRYIVDYAVIDLDPTVLDSYTDLDTYLRGTWKTACGIDMPISAVAIDGGNWTETVAQFIKQHVGWSGQSRILETPQGFLKQTLYLVRGRAEIKSDRAVYRPSKTTVDERGKTLARDVGVWGVGTSVLKHMIYGWLGAALAAKDNAAQTGTAEDISARMLRFPGGRGDDIPDPLHPDPGALPEHYFAGLTAEYFDKDAGRWIKPRGVRNEPLDTAVYALWATLAPALKVDVMRESQWEALEAIYQPTNGSLFDPPAAPPTDPAPRPLRSVTATPAPPSAPHDMPPLPNSGFGSDRWNKRL
- a CDS encoding phage terminase large subunit family protein, whose amino-acid sequence is MSLDDFPDIQLANAYHTVSTAWQHAWEVPPRLEISQWADAYRKIARGSGAEPGQWRTDRHPPLREIMNCLSDHTPVQQVSFMKSGQIGATEIGINWVCYVIDRGIDSMIVTQPVKDLARTWTVAKFDPGVLDMPPCSTNSPPTTPSKNNIQAAPSS